One Panicum virgatum strain AP13 chromosome 9K, P.virgatum_v5, whole genome shotgun sequence genomic region harbors:
- the LOC120651674 gene encoding transcription factor MYBS3-like produces the protein MTRRCSHCSHNGHNSRTCPNRGVKIFGVRLTDGSAIRKSASMGNLSLLSAGSTSGGASPADGPDLADGGGGYASDDFVQGSSSASRERKKGVPWTEEEHRRFLLGLQKLGKGDWRGISRNFVVSRTPTQVASHAQKYFIRQSNMSRRKRRSSLFDMVPDESMDLPPLPGSQEPEASVLNQTPLPPPVEEEVESMESDTSAVAESSTASALMPENLQPSYPVILPAYFSPFLQFSVPFWPNHKDGDDLPQETHEIVKPVAVHSKNPINVDELVGMSKLSIGEYGQETVSTSLSLNLLGGQNRQSAFHANPQTRAQA, from the exons atgaCGCGGCGGTGCTCGCACTGCAGCCACAACGGGCACAACTCGCGGACGTGCCCCAACCGCGGGGTCAAGATCTTCGGGGTGCGCCTCACCGATGGCTCGGCCATCCGCAAGAGCGCCAGCATGGGgaacctctccctcctctccgccggatccaccagcggcggcgcctcccccgCCGACGGGCCCGAcctcgccgacggcggcgggggctaCGCATCCGACGACTTCGTCCAGGGGTCCTCCTCCGCCAGCCGCGAGCGCAAGAAGG GTGTTCCTTGGACTGAAGAAGAACACCGGAGGTTTTTGCTGGGATTACAAAAGCTTGGAAAAGGTGATTGGCGAGGCATTTCTCGTAATTTTGTGGTCTCAAGGACACCCACTCAAGTAGCAAGTCACGCTCAAAAATATTTTATACGCCAATCGAATATGAGCAGAAGGAAGAGAAGGTCTAGCCTTTTTGACATGGTGCCTGATGAG TCAATGGACCTTCCACCCCTTCCTGGGAGTCAAGAACCAGAGGCCTCAGTATTAAATCAAACACCGTTGCCACCACctgtggaggaggaggtagaATCGATGGAGTCAGATACTTCTGCTGTTGCAGAAAGTTCCACAGCTTCTGCTCTCATGCCAGAGAATCTGCAACCAAGCTATCCGGTGATTCTTCCAGCTTATTTCTCACCGTTCTTGCAATTCTCAGTTCCGTTCTGGCCAAACCACAAAGATGGAGATGATCTGCCCCAAGAAACGCACGAGATTGTCAAGCCCGTTGCAGTTCATTCGAAGAATCCAATTAACGTTGATGAGCTTGTGGGCATGTCCAAGCTAAGCATAGGGGAATATGGTCAGGAGACAGTATCAACTTCTCTTTCGTTAAATCTGCTAGGGGGTCAAAATAGACAATCAGCTTTCCATGCAAATCCTCAAACGAGGGCTCAGGCCTGA
- the LOC120651671 gene encoding hexose carrier protein HEX6-like, protein MAIGAFVESAQADGGEGYSGRVTPFVVLSCVVAGSGGLLFGYDLGISGGVTSMDSFRKRFFPEVYRQSQAQDTRVSHYCEFNSELLTMFTSSLYVAGLVATFVAASITRRYGRRVSMLIGGTIFVAGSVFGGAAVNVPMLILNRILLGIGLGFTNQSIPLYLSEMAPPRYRGAINNGFELCISLGILFANILNYFVIKITAGWGWRISLSMAALPAAFLTIGVIFLPETPSFIIQRDGDTNKARILLQKLRGTTSVQKELDDLVSASNLSRTTQYPFRNIFKRKYRPQLVVALLIPFFNQVTGINVMNFYAPVMFRTIGLKERASLFSSVVTRLCATFANIIAMMVVDRFGRRKLFLIGGVQMILSQFTVGAILAATFKDSENMDNEYAYLVLITMCVFVAGFAWSWGPLTFLVPAEVCPLEIRSAGQSIVVAVVFLMAFVIGQTFLEVLCSIKSATFFVFGGWICLMTLFVYLFLPETKKLPMEQMEQVWSRHWFWKKIVGEKVEKKQAKSGKTALPSL, encoded by the exons ATGGCGATCGGCGCGTTCGTGGAGAGCGCTCAGGCGGACGGCGGGGAAGGGTACAGCGGCCGCGTGACGCCGTTCGTGGTGCTGTCCTGCGTcgtcgccggcagcggcggcctcctcttcggctacgACCTCGGCATCTCCG GTGGTGTCACCTCAATGGACTCATTCCGGAAGAGGTTCTTCCCGGAGGTTTACCGTCAGAGTCAGGCGCAGGACACCAGAGTGAGCCACTACTGCGAGTTCAACAGCGAGCTACTCACCATGTTCACATCCTCCCTGTACGTTGCTGGCCTTGTCGCAACTTTCGTTGCGGCTTCCATCACAAGGAGGTATGGCCGCCGTGTGTCGATGCTCATCGGTGGCACCATCTTCGTCGCTGGCTCAGTGTTCGGTGGCGCAGCTGTAAATGTTCCCATGCTGATCCTTAACCGAATCCTACTCGGAATTGGTCTGGGATTCACCAATCAG TCAATCCCATTGTACTTGTCGGAAATGGCGCCACCGCGATACCGTGGGGCAATCAACAATGGCTTTGAGCTTTGCATCAGCCTTGGCATTCTCTTTGCAAACATCCTCAACTATTTTGTTATAAAAATTACAGCGGGATGGGGATGGAGGATATCCCTGTCCATGGCAGCACTCCCTGCTGCGTTCCTAACCATCGGTGTGATCTTCCTTCCTGAGACACCAAGCTTTATAATCCAACGCGATGGTGACACCAACAAGGCAAGGATCCTGCTCCAGAAGCTGCGTGGAACAACCTCAGTCCAAAAGGAGCTTGATGACTTGGTTTCTGCTAGTAACCTCTCAAGGACAACACAGTATCCATTCAGAAACATATTCAAGAGAAAGTACAGGCCACAGCTTGTAGTAGCACTGCTGATCCCATTCTTCAATCAGGTTACTGGGATCAATGTGATGAACTTCTATGCACCAGTCATGTTCAGGACAATCGGTCTCAAGGAGAGGGCGTCCCTCTTCTCCTCGGTAGTGACACGCTTATGCGCAACATTTGCCAACATCATAGCGATGATGGTGGTTGACAGGTTTGGGCGCAGGAAGCTCTTCCTTATAGGTGGTGTGCAGATGATCCTCTCGCAGTTCACTGTTGGTGCAATATTGGCTGCAACGTTCAAGGACTCTGAGAACATGGACAATGAGTATGCATACCTAGTGTTGATCACAatgtgtgtgttcgttgcaggCTTTGCGTGGTCATGGGGCCCTCTTACATTCTTGGTCCCTGCTGAGGTATGCCCACTGGAGATCAGGTCCGCAGGGCAGAGCATTGTTGTTGCTGTGGTTTTCTTGATGGCATTCGTGATCGGCCAGACTTTTCTTGAGGTTCTTTGCAGTATCAAGTCAGCGACGTTCTTTGTCTTTGGTGGGTGGATCTGCTTGATGACACTTTTTGTTTATCTGTTCTTGCCGGAAACAAAGAAGCTGCCCATGGAGCAGATGGAGCAGGTCTGGTCGAGGCACTGGTTCTGGAAGAAGATTGTAGGGGAGAAGGTGGagaagaaacaagcaaaatcaGGGAAAACAGCTTTGCCGAGCTTGTAG